A single Triticum dicoccoides isolate Atlit2015 ecotype Zavitan chromosome 2A, WEW_v2.0, whole genome shotgun sequence DNA region contains:
- the LOC119356119 gene encoding copper-transporting ATPase HMA5 isoform X4 — protein sequence MAAGALFLACFRGGGGGGGEGSGGRLALRPRYAPVPRRTKAAAVAGDLEAAAGAAEEEEEEKVVLFAVTGMTCAACAGSVEKAVKRLPGIHDAAVDVLGCRAQVAFYPAFVSEEKIRETIEDVGFGAKLIDEELKEKSILVCRLHIKGMTCTSCANTVESALQAVPGVQRASVALAIEEAEIRYNRRVVAAIQLVNAVEESGFEAILVTAGEDRSRIDLKVDGILNERSVMIVKSSVQALPGVEDIKIDTELQKITISYKPDQTGPRDLIEVIESAGSGHIAVSIYPEADGREQHRNGEITRYRQSFLWSLLFTIPVFLTSMVFMYIPGLKEGLDKKVVNMMSIGELLRWILSTPVQFVIGRKFYTGSYKAMCHGSPNMDVLIALGTNTAYFYSVYSVLRAATSENYMSTDFFETSSMLISFILLGKYLEILAKGKTSEAIAKLMDLAPETATVLIYDSEGNVVSEKEIDSRLIQKNDVIKVIPGGKVASDGFVIWGQSHVNESMITGESRPVAKRKGDTVIGGTVNENGVLHVRATFVGSESALAQIVRLVESAQMAKAPVQKFADQISKVFVPLVILLSLLTWLTWFLAGRFHGYPSSWIPSSMDSFQLALQFGISVMVIACPCALGLATPTAVMVATGVGASQGVLIKGGQALESAQKVDCIVFDKTGTLTIGKPIVVNTRLFKNMVLREFYDYVAAAEVNSEHPLAKAVVEHAKNFHSEETHIWPEARDFISVTGHGVKAKISDSSVIVGNKSFMLSLDIDVPVEASEILMEEEEKAHTGIIVAMDQEIVGIISVSDPIKPNAHEVISYLKSMKVECIMVTGDNWGTANAIGKEVGIENIIAEAKPEQKAEKVKELQLSGKTVAMVGDGINDSPALVAANVGMAIGAGTDVAIEAADIVLMKSNLEDVITAIDLSRKAFFRIRMNYVWALGYNIIGIPIAAGVLFPSTRFRLPPWVAGAAMAASSVSVVCWSLLLRYYKRPLITQERQA from the exons ATGGCGGCGGGAGCCCTCTTCCTCGCCTgcttccgcggcggcggcggcggtggcggcgaggggagCGGCGGCCGCCTGGCGCTGCGCCCGCGGTACGCGCCCGTGCCGCGGCGCACCAAGGCGGCCGCGGTCGCCGGCGATCTGGAGGCCGCCGCGGGGgccgccgaggaggaggaggaggagaaggtggtGTTGTTCGCGGTGACCGGCATGACCTGCGCCGCGTGCGCCGGGTCGGTGGAGAAGGCCGTCAAGCGGCTCCCCGGCATCCACGACGCCGCCGTCGACGTCCTCGGCTGCCGCGCGCAGGTCGCCTTCTACCCGGCATTCGTCTCG GAGGAAAAAATTAGGGAAACCATTGAAGATGTTGGTTTCGGAGCTAAACTGATCGACGAGGAGCTTAAGGAAAAGAGCATTCTAGTATGCAGGCTGCACATAAAAGGAATGACCTGCACGTCTTGTGCAAATACAGTTGAATCCGCCTTGCAAGCTGTTCCAGGGGTTCAGAGAGCTTCCGTTGCATTGGCTATTGAAGAGGCGGAAATCCGTTATAATCGGAGGGTTGTTGCTGCTATCCAACTAGTCAATGCAGTTGAAGAATCTGGCTTTGAAGCAATACTGGTCACCGCAGGAGAAGATCGGAGCAGGATAGACCTCAAAGTTGATGGCATTCTCAATGAGAGATCAGTAATGATAGTGAAAAGTTCTGTCCAAGCTCTTCCTGGTGTGGAAGACATAAAAATTGATACCGAGCTCCAAAAGATAACCATCTCTTACAAGCCTGACCAAACAGGTCCACGAGACCTCATTGAAGTCATCGAGTCAGCTGGATCTGGTCATATTGCTGTATCAATATATCCGGAAGCCGATGGAAGAGAGCAGCATAGAAATGGGGAGATCACGCGGTACAGGCAGTCCTTTTTGTGGAGCTTACTGTTCACAATTCCAGTGTTCCTAACCTCCATGGTGTTCATGTACATCCCAGGGCTGAAGGAGGGGCTGGACAAAAAGGTTGTCAACATGATGAGCATTGGTGAACTATTGCGGTGGATTTTGTCAACTCCTGTCCAGTTTGTAATTGGCCGCAAATTTTACACTGGTTCTTACAAGGCAATGTGTCATGGCTCACCGAACATGGATGTGCTCATTGCTCTGGGGACCAACACAGCGTACTTCTACTCAGTTTACTCGGTTCTCCGAGCTGCCACTTCTGAGAATTATATGTCAACTGATTTTTTTGAGACAAGTTCCATGCTCATATCATTTATCCTTCTTGGAAAATACCTCGAGATCTTGGCAAAAGGAAAGACCTCTGAGGCTATTGCCAAGCTGATGGATCTTGCACCAGAAACTGCAACTGTGCTGATATACGACAGCGAAGGGAATGTTGTAAGCGAGAAAGAGATCGACAGTCGGTTGATTCAGAAAAATGATGTGATCAAAGTCATACCTGGTGGAAAAGTTGCTTCCGATGGATTTGTTATTTGGGGCCAGAGCCATGTGAATGAAAGCATGATCACCGGAGAATCACGGCCCGTGGCAAAGAGGAAGGGCGACACTGTGATTGGAGGGACGGTGAACGAGAATGGTGTCCTCCATGTCAGGGCAACATTTGTTGGATCTGAGAGCGCCCTGGCACAGATTGTAAGACTGGTAGAGTCAGCCCAAATGGCAAAAGCTCCTGTACAGAAGTTTGCTGATCAAATCTCTAAAGTCTTTGTCCCCCTG GTCATCCTTCTTTCTTTGCTTACTTGGCTTACATGGTTCTTAGCTGGGAGGTTTCATGGCTACCCTAGCTCGTGGATACCATCTTCCATGGATAGCTTTCAGCTAGCTCTTCAGTTTGGGATATCGGTTATGGTGATCGCCTGCCCTTGTGCACTGGGACTTGCAACTCCAACTGCTGTGATGGTTGCAACTGGAGTCGGTGCCTCGCAAGGTGTTCTGATCAAGGGCGGGCAAGCTCTGGAGAGTGCGCAGAAG GTGGACTGCATTGTTTTCGACAAGACAGGAACACTAACCATTGGAAAGCCTATTGTCGTCAATACCAGGCTCTTTAAAAACATGGTCCTACGTGAATTCTATGACTATGTTGCAGCAGCAGAG gtcaacaGTGAGCATCCGCTAGCAAAAGCCGTAGTGGAGCATGCCAAGAACTTTCACTCGGAAGAAACCCATATCTGGCCTGAAGCAAGGGATTTCATTTCAGTCACCGGACACGGTGTCAAGGCAAAGATCAGCGACAGCAGTGTCATTGTGGGCAACAAGAGCTTTATGCTGTCGTTAGACATTGATGTCCCCGTGGAAGCTTCAGAGAtcctcatggaagaggaagagaaggcaCACACAGGGATCATCGTGGCCATGGATCAAGAAATAGTCGGCATAATCTCTGTGTCTGATCCGATAAAACCGAACGCCCATGAAGTGATATCATACCTCAAGTCAATGAAGGTGGAGTGCATAATGGTGACCGGGGACAACTGGGGAACCGCCAACGCCATCGGCAAAGAGGTtggcatcgaaaacatcatagccgAAGCGAAACCAGAGCAGAAGGCTGAGAAGGTGAAGGAGCTTCAG CTGTCTGGCAAAACCGTCGCAATGGTTGGCGACGGGATCAACGACTCGCCGGCGCTGGTGGCGGCCAACGTCGGGATGGCCATCGGCGCGGGCACGGACGTGGCCATCGAGGCGGCGGACATCGTGCTCATGAAGAGCAACCTGGAGGACGTGATCACGGCCATCGACCTGTCCAGGAAGGCCTTCTTCCGCATACGGATGAACTACGTGTGGGCCCTGGGATACAACATCATCGGCATCCCGATCGCCGCGGGCGTGCTGTTCCCGTCGACCCGGTTCCGGCTGCCGCCGTGGGTCGCCGGCGCCGCCATGGCCGCGTCCTCCGTCAGCGTCGTCTGCTGGTCCCTCCTGCTGAGGTACTACAAGAGGCCGTTGATCACACAGGAGCGGCAGGCATAG
- the LOC119356119 gene encoding copper-transporting ATPase HMA5 isoform X6, whose translation MAAATRSLFLTCFHSSGSDESGHLTLRPRYPSMPRQPRAAAVAGEGGEGGGAAAVAGDLEAAAGAAEEEEEEKVVLFAVTGMTCAACAGSVEKAVKRLPGIHDAAVDVLGCRAQVAFYPAFVSEEKIRETIEDVGFGAKLIDEELKEKSILVCRLHIKGMTCTSCANTVESALQAVPGVQRASVALAIEEAEIRYNRRVVAAIQLVNAVEESGFEAILVTAGEDRSRIDLKVDGILNERSVMIVKSSVQALPGVEDIKIDTELQKITISYKPDQTGPRDLIEVIESAGSGHIAVSIYPEADGREQHRNGEITRYRQSFLWSLLFTIPVFLTSMVFMYIPGLKEGLDKKVVNMMSIGELLRWILSTPVQFVIGRKFYTGSYKAMCHGSPNMDVLIALGTNTAYFYSVYSVLRAATSENYMSTDFFETSSMLISFILLGKYLEILAKGKTSEAIAKLMDLAPETATVLIYDSEGNVVSEKEIDSRLIQKNDVIKVIPGGKVASDGFVIWGQSHVNESMITGESRPVAKRKGDTVIGGTVNENGVLHVRATFVGSESALAQIVRLVESAQMAKAPVQKFADQISKVFVPLVILLSLLTWLTWFLAGRFHGYPSSWIPSSMDSFQLALQFGISVMVIACPCALGLATPTAVMVATGVGASQGVLIKGGQALESAQKVDCIVFDKTGTLTIGKPIVVNTRLFKNMVLREFYDYVAAAEVNSEHPLAKAVVEHAKNFHSEETHIWPEARDFISVTGHGVKAKISDSSVIVGNKSFMLSLDIDVPVEASEILMEEEEKAHTGIIVAMDQEIVGIISVSDPIKPNAHEVISYLKSMKVECIMVTGDNWGTANAIGKEVGIENIIAEAKPEQKAEKVKELQLSGKTVAMVGDGINDSPALVAANVGMAIGAGTDVAIEAADIVLMKSNLEDVITAIDLSRKAFFRIRMNYVWALGYNIIGIPIAAGVLFPSTRFRLPPWVAGAAMAASSVSVVCWSLLLRYYKRPLITQERQA comes from the exons GCGGCCGCGGTCGCCGGCGATCTGGAGGCCGCCGCGGGGgccgccgaggaggaggaggaggagaaggtggtGTTGTTCGCGGTGACCGGCATGACCTGCGCCGCGTGCGCCGGGTCGGTGGAGAAGGCCGTCAAGCGGCTCCCCGGCATCCACGACGCCGCCGTCGACGTCCTCGGCTGCCGCGCGCAGGTCGCCTTCTACCCGGCATTCGTCTCG GAGGAAAAAATTAGGGAAACCATTGAAGATGTTGGTTTCGGAGCTAAACTGATCGACGAGGAGCTTAAGGAAAAGAGCATTCTAGTATGCAGGCTGCACATAAAAGGAATGACCTGCACGTCTTGTGCAAATACAGTTGAATCCGCCTTGCAAGCTGTTCCAGGGGTTCAGAGAGCTTCCGTTGCATTGGCTATTGAAGAGGCGGAAATCCGTTATAATCGGAGGGTTGTTGCTGCTATCCAACTAGTCAATGCAGTTGAAGAATCTGGCTTTGAAGCAATACTGGTCACCGCAGGAGAAGATCGGAGCAGGATAGACCTCAAAGTTGATGGCATTCTCAATGAGAGATCAGTAATGATAGTGAAAAGTTCTGTCCAAGCTCTTCCTGGTGTGGAAGACATAAAAATTGATACCGAGCTCCAAAAGATAACCATCTCTTACAAGCCTGACCAAACAGGTCCACGAGACCTCATTGAAGTCATCGAGTCAGCTGGATCTGGTCATATTGCTGTATCAATATATCCGGAAGCCGATGGAAGAGAGCAGCATAGAAATGGGGAGATCACGCGGTACAGGCAGTCCTTTTTGTGGAGCTTACTGTTCACAATTCCAGTGTTCCTAACCTCCATGGTGTTCATGTACATCCCAGGGCTGAAGGAGGGGCTGGACAAAAAGGTTGTCAACATGATGAGCATTGGTGAACTATTGCGGTGGATTTTGTCAACTCCTGTCCAGTTTGTAATTGGCCGCAAATTTTACACTGGTTCTTACAAGGCAATGTGTCATGGCTCACCGAACATGGATGTGCTCATTGCTCTGGGGACCAACACAGCGTACTTCTACTCAGTTTACTCGGTTCTCCGAGCTGCCACTTCTGAGAATTATATGTCAACTGATTTTTTTGAGACAAGTTCCATGCTCATATCATTTATCCTTCTTGGAAAATACCTCGAGATCTTGGCAAAAGGAAAGACCTCTGAGGCTATTGCCAAGCTGATGGATCTTGCACCAGAAACTGCAACTGTGCTGATATACGACAGCGAAGGGAATGTTGTAAGCGAGAAAGAGATCGACAGTCGGTTGATTCAGAAAAATGATGTGATCAAAGTCATACCTGGTGGAAAAGTTGCTTCCGATGGATTTGTTATTTGGGGCCAGAGCCATGTGAATGAAAGCATGATCACCGGAGAATCACGGCCCGTGGCAAAGAGGAAGGGCGACACTGTGATTGGAGGGACGGTGAACGAGAATGGTGTCCTCCATGTCAGGGCAACATTTGTTGGATCTGAGAGCGCCCTGGCACAGATTGTAAGACTGGTAGAGTCAGCCCAAATGGCAAAAGCTCCTGTACAGAAGTTTGCTGATCAAATCTCTAAAGTCTTTGTCCCCCTG GTCATCCTTCTTTCTTTGCTTACTTGGCTTACATGGTTCTTAGCTGGGAGGTTTCATGGCTACCCTAGCTCGTGGATACCATCTTCCATGGATAGCTTTCAGCTAGCTCTTCAGTTTGGGATATCGGTTATGGTGATCGCCTGCCCTTGTGCACTGGGACTTGCAACTCCAACTGCTGTGATGGTTGCAACTGGAGTCGGTGCCTCGCAAGGTGTTCTGATCAAGGGCGGGCAAGCTCTGGAGAGTGCGCAGAAG GTGGACTGCATTGTTTTCGACAAGACAGGAACACTAACCATTGGAAAGCCTATTGTCGTCAATACCAGGCTCTTTAAAAACATGGTCCTACGTGAATTCTATGACTATGTTGCAGCAGCAGAG gtcaacaGTGAGCATCCGCTAGCAAAAGCCGTAGTGGAGCATGCCAAGAACTTTCACTCGGAAGAAACCCATATCTGGCCTGAAGCAAGGGATTTCATTTCAGTCACCGGACACGGTGTCAAGGCAAAGATCAGCGACAGCAGTGTCATTGTGGGCAACAAGAGCTTTATGCTGTCGTTAGACATTGATGTCCCCGTGGAAGCTTCAGAGAtcctcatggaagaggaagagaaggcaCACACAGGGATCATCGTGGCCATGGATCAAGAAATAGTCGGCATAATCTCTGTGTCTGATCCGATAAAACCGAACGCCCATGAAGTGATATCATACCTCAAGTCAATGAAGGTGGAGTGCATAATGGTGACCGGGGACAACTGGGGAACCGCCAACGCCATCGGCAAAGAGGTtggcatcgaaaacatcatagccgAAGCGAAACCAGAGCAGAAGGCTGAGAAGGTGAAGGAGCTTCAG CTGTCTGGCAAAACCGTCGCAATGGTTGGCGACGGGATCAACGACTCGCCGGCGCTGGTGGCGGCCAACGTCGGGATGGCCATCGGCGCGGGCACGGACGTGGCCATCGAGGCGGCGGACATCGTGCTCATGAAGAGCAACCTGGAGGACGTGATCACGGCCATCGACCTGTCCAGGAAGGCCTTCTTCCGCATACGGATGAACTACGTGTGGGCCCTGGGATACAACATCATCGGCATCCCGATCGCCGCGGGCGTGCTGTTCCCGTCGACCCGGTTCCGGCTGCCGCCGTGGGTCGCCGGCGCCGCCATGGCCGCGTCCTCCGTCAGCGTCGTCTGCTGGTCCCTCCTGCTGAGGTACTACAAGAGGCCGTTGATCACACAGGAGCGGCAGGCATAG
- the LOC119356119 gene encoding copper-transporting ATPase HMA5 isoform X5: protein MAAATRSLFLTCFHSSGSDESGHLTLRPRYPSMPRQPRAAAVAGEGGGGEGGSAVVDLEAAAAGAAEEEEEEKVVLFAVTGMTCAACAGSVEKAVKRLPGIHDAAVDVLGCRAQVAFYPAFVSEEKIRETIEDVGFGAKLIDEELKEKSILVCRLHIKGMTCTSCANTVESALQAVPGVQRASVALAIEEAEIRYNRRVVAAIQLVNAVEESGFEAILVTAGEDRSRIDLKVDGILNERSVMIVKSSVQALPGVEDIKIDTELQKITISYKPDQTGPRDLIEVIESAGSGHIAVSIYPEADGREQHRNGEITRYRQSFLWSLLFTIPVFLTSMVFMYIPGLKEGLDKKVVNMMSIGELLRWILSTPVQFVIGRKFYTGSYKAMCHGSPNMDVLIALGTNTAYFYSVYSVLRAATSENYMSTDFFETSSMLISFILLGKYLEILAKGKTSEAIAKLMDLAPETATVLIYDSEGNVVSEKEIDSRLIQKNDVIKVIPGGKVASDGFVIWGQSHVNESMITGESRPVAKRKGDTVIGGTVNENGVLHVRATFVGSESALAQIVRLVESAQMAKAPVQKFADQISKVFVPLVILLSLLTWLTWFLAGRFHGYPSSWIPSSMDSFQLALQFGISVMVIACPCALGLATPTAVMVATGVGASQGVLIKGGQALESAQKVDCIVFDKTGTLTIGKPIVVNTRLFKNMVLREFYDYVAAAEVNSEHPLAKAVVEHAKNFHSEETHIWPEARDFISVTGHGVKAKISDSSVIVGNKSFMLSLDIDVPVEASEILMEEEEKAHTGIIVAMDQEIVGIISVSDPIKPNAHEVISYLKSMKVECIMVTGDNWGTANAIGKEVGIENIIAEAKPEQKAEKVKELQLSGKTVAMVGDGINDSPALVAANVGMAIGAGTDVAIEAADIVLMKSNLEDVITAIDLSRKAFFRIRMNYVWALGYNIIGIPIAAGVLFPSTRFRLPPWVAGAAMAASSVSVVCWSLLLRYYKRPLITQERQA, encoded by the exons GCCGCCGCGGGGgccgccgaggaggaggaggaggagaaggtggtGTTGTTCGCGGTGACCGGCATGACCTGCGCCGCGTGCGCCGGGTCGGTGGAGAAGGCCGTCAAGCGGCTCCCCGGCATCCACGACGCCGCCGTCGACGTCCTCGGCTGCCGCGCGCAGGTCGCCTTCTACCCGGCATTCGTCTCG GAGGAAAAAATTAGGGAAACCATTGAAGATGTTGGTTTCGGAGCTAAACTGATCGACGAGGAGCTTAAGGAAAAGAGCATTCTAGTATGCAGGCTGCACATAAAAGGAATGACCTGCACGTCTTGTGCAAATACAGTTGAATCCGCCTTGCAAGCTGTTCCAGGGGTTCAGAGAGCTTCCGTTGCATTGGCTATTGAAGAGGCGGAAATCCGTTATAATCGGAGGGTTGTTGCTGCTATCCAACTAGTCAATGCAGTTGAAGAATCTGGCTTTGAAGCAATACTGGTCACCGCAGGAGAAGATCGGAGCAGGATAGACCTCAAAGTTGATGGCATTCTCAATGAGAGATCAGTAATGATAGTGAAAAGTTCTGTCCAAGCTCTTCCTGGTGTGGAAGACATAAAAATTGATACCGAGCTCCAAAAGATAACCATCTCTTACAAGCCTGACCAAACAGGTCCACGAGACCTCATTGAAGTCATCGAGTCAGCTGGATCTGGTCATATTGCTGTATCAATATATCCGGAAGCCGATGGAAGAGAGCAGCATAGAAATGGGGAGATCACGCGGTACAGGCAGTCCTTTTTGTGGAGCTTACTGTTCACAATTCCAGTGTTCCTAACCTCCATGGTGTTCATGTACATCCCAGGGCTGAAGGAGGGGCTGGACAAAAAGGTTGTCAACATGATGAGCATTGGTGAACTATTGCGGTGGATTTTGTCAACTCCTGTCCAGTTTGTAATTGGCCGCAAATTTTACACTGGTTCTTACAAGGCAATGTGTCATGGCTCACCGAACATGGATGTGCTCATTGCTCTGGGGACCAACACAGCGTACTTCTACTCAGTTTACTCGGTTCTCCGAGCTGCCACTTCTGAGAATTATATGTCAACTGATTTTTTTGAGACAAGTTCCATGCTCATATCATTTATCCTTCTTGGAAAATACCTCGAGATCTTGGCAAAAGGAAAGACCTCTGAGGCTATTGCCAAGCTGATGGATCTTGCACCAGAAACTGCAACTGTGCTGATATACGACAGCGAAGGGAATGTTGTAAGCGAGAAAGAGATCGACAGTCGGTTGATTCAGAAAAATGATGTGATCAAAGTCATACCTGGTGGAAAAGTTGCTTCCGATGGATTTGTTATTTGGGGCCAGAGCCATGTGAATGAAAGCATGATCACCGGAGAATCACGGCCCGTGGCAAAGAGGAAGGGCGACACTGTGATTGGAGGGACGGTGAACGAGAATGGTGTCCTCCATGTCAGGGCAACATTTGTTGGATCTGAGAGCGCCCTGGCACAGATTGTAAGACTGGTAGAGTCAGCCCAAATGGCAAAAGCTCCTGTACAGAAGTTTGCTGATCAAATCTCTAAAGTCTTTGTCCCCCTG GTCATCCTTCTTTCTTTGCTTACTTGGCTTACATGGTTCTTAGCTGGGAGGTTTCATGGCTACCCTAGCTCGTGGATACCATCTTCCATGGATAGCTTTCAGCTAGCTCTTCAGTTTGGGATATCGGTTATGGTGATCGCCTGCCCTTGTGCACTGGGACTTGCAACTCCAACTGCTGTGATGGTTGCAACTGGAGTCGGTGCCTCGCAAGGTGTTCTGATCAAGGGCGGGCAAGCTCTGGAGAGTGCGCAGAAG GTGGACTGCATTGTTTTCGACAAGACAGGAACACTAACCATTGGAAAGCCTATTGTCGTCAATACCAGGCTCTTTAAAAACATGGTCCTACGTGAATTCTATGACTATGTTGCAGCAGCAGAG gtcaacaGTGAGCATCCGCTAGCAAAAGCCGTAGTGGAGCATGCCAAGAACTTTCACTCGGAAGAAACCCATATCTGGCCTGAAGCAAGGGATTTCATTTCAGTCACCGGACACGGTGTCAAGGCAAAGATCAGCGACAGCAGTGTCATTGTGGGCAACAAGAGCTTTATGCTGTCGTTAGACATTGATGTCCCCGTGGAAGCTTCAGAGAtcctcatggaagaggaagagaaggcaCACACAGGGATCATCGTGGCCATGGATCAAGAAATAGTCGGCATAATCTCTGTGTCTGATCCGATAAAACCGAACGCCCATGAAGTGATATCATACCTCAAGTCAATGAAGGTGGAGTGCATAATGGTGACCGGGGACAACTGGGGAACCGCCAACGCCATCGGCAAAGAGGTtggcatcgaaaacatcatagccgAAGCGAAACCAGAGCAGAAGGCTGAGAAGGTGAAGGAGCTTCAG CTGTCTGGCAAAACCGTCGCAATGGTTGGCGACGGGATCAACGACTCGCCGGCGCTGGTGGCGGCCAACGTCGGGATGGCCATCGGCGCGGGCACGGACGTGGCCATCGAGGCGGCGGACATCGTGCTCATGAAGAGCAACCTGGAGGACGTGATCACGGCCATCGACCTGTCCAGGAAGGCCTTCTTCCGCATACGGATGAACTACGTGTGGGCCCTGGGATACAACATCATCGGCATCCCGATCGCCGCGGGCGTGCTGTTCCCGTCGACCCGGTTCCGGCTGCCGCCGTGGGTCGCCGGCGCCGCCATGGCCGCGTCCTCCGTCAGCGTCGTCTGCTGGTCCCTCCTGCTGAGGTACTACAAGAGGCCGTTGATCACACAGGAGCGGCAGGCATAG